In a single window of the Streptomyces cinnabarinus genome:
- a CDS encoding ATP-dependent nuclease has translation MRITRLRIKNFRNLASVDVPLSAYNVFVGENRVGKSNLIHALRLLFDPTLPNSDRNLRREDFWDGLANGRIDWDPFTENAEISISVDIEDFEDDDRASAVLAGAVVSRSPVKARLTFKYAPKDLPGDATDVSAYRAFIFQGDDESNFMPAELRSFLHLAFLHALRDVESDVTNWRRSPLRQLLEAAAESSTATELTKIADSIEQANSQVSALPSIKDLGDKITNLMTDMVGPSHALQSELGVASPDPQRLIRTLRLFVDGDNKRPLSSASLGSLNILYFTLMELGLERRLSKEIAHSMLTIEEPEAHLHPHLQRLVFRRLLESASDTHTVFVTTQSPHIASAAGPQNIIFLRDNGKSTDALSAADANLSDEDWEDIARYLDVTRAEMIFAKRVLLVEGYAEQAIVPALAEGLGYDLDKYGITVCAIHGTHFLPYIAFCKAVGIPYAVITDGDETASKAKGRRVVTGNLRARRWLTALKQSGTAEESGIFVGKTTFEFDLASTSDANLQAGIATLKGLARTQQALNDITSWGGLLPTYKQYLGMIRRVGGKGRYANAVLGHELDCPAYVQNAIEHLVAQ, from the coding sequence ATGCGCATCACAAGGCTGCGGATTAAGAACTTTCGTAATCTTGCTTCGGTCGATGTTCCGCTAAGCGCCTACAACGTATTCGTGGGCGAGAACAGGGTTGGTAAATCCAACCTCATCCATGCATTGCGTCTACTTTTTGACCCTACGCTTCCAAACAGCGACCGGAATCTCCGACGAGAAGACTTTTGGGATGGGCTGGCGAACGGCCGGATAGACTGGGACCCGTTCACGGAGAACGCTGAAATCTCTATCTCTGTAGACATCGAAGACTTCGAAGATGACGACCGAGCCTCAGCCGTCCTGGCGGGCGCCGTCGTCAGCAGATCCCCCGTTAAAGCGCGGCTCACATTCAAGTACGCACCAAAAGATCTCCCGGGCGACGCAACAGACGTTTCCGCATATCGCGCTTTCATCTTCCAGGGCGACGATGAAAGCAACTTCATGCCTGCAGAGCTTCGATCCTTCTTGCATCTGGCATTTCTACATGCTCTCAGAGATGTTGAATCAGACGTAACGAATTGGCGCCGTTCTCCACTACGTCAGCTTCTAGAAGCCGCAGCCGAGTCGTCCACCGCGACCGAGCTCACGAAGATTGCCGACTCTATCGAGCAAGCCAACAGTCAAGTCAGCGCCCTCCCCTCCATTAAGGATCTGGGCGACAAGATCACAAATCTCATGACAGATATGGTGGGACCCTCACATGCTCTCCAGTCAGAGCTTGGTGTTGCATCACCGGATCCCCAGAGACTAATCAGGACGCTACGGCTGTTCGTCGACGGCGATAACAAACGGCCCCTTTCAAGCGCCAGTCTCGGCAGCCTCAACATTCTGTACTTCACACTTATGGAGCTAGGGCTAGAGCGTCGACTGAGTAAGGAAATCGCCCACTCAATGCTCACTATTGAAGAGCCAGAGGCTCATCTCCATCCTCATCTACAACGTCTGGTATTTCGCCGTCTACTGGAGAGCGCAAGCGATACTCACACCGTTTTTGTGACCACCCAATCTCCTCATATTGCCAGCGCTGCCGGGCCACAGAACATCATCTTCCTCAGAGATAACGGAAAGTCCACCGATGCACTTTCCGCAGCCGATGCAAATCTCAGCGACGAAGACTGGGAAGACATCGCGAGGTACCTGGATGTGACCCGCGCGGAAATGATCTTTGCTAAGCGCGTACTGCTTGTCGAGGGGTACGCAGAGCAGGCTATCGTGCCCGCCTTGGCTGAAGGTCTTGGGTACGACCTGGATAAATACGGCATCACGGTATGCGCGATCCACGGCACCCACTTCCTTCCTTATATTGCGTTCTGCAAGGCTGTAGGCATCCCCTACGCCGTCATCACGGACGGTGATGAAACCGCATCGAAAGCAAAAGGAAGGAGGGTGGTAACCGGAAATCTTCGGGCTCGTAGGTGGTTGACTGCCCTCAAACAAAGCGGCACCGCGGAAGAGTCGGGAATCTTCGTAGGCAAGACAACTTTTGAGTTCGATCTGGCCTCAACGTCAGACGCTAATCTTCAGGCAGGAATCGCCACACTAAAAGGCCTTGCGCGAACTCAACAGGCTCTCAACGACATCACTTCGTGGGGAGGCCTGCTGCCAACCTATAAGCAGTACCTCGGCATGATCAGACGAGTGGGCGGAAAGGGTCGCTACGCCAACGCCGTTCTAGGCCACGAACTGGATTGTCCCGCTTACGTTCAAAACGCTATTGAGCACCTGGTGGCCCAGTGA
- the lepB gene encoding signal peptidase I: protein MDTEAQPTERDRSSRPAATEETSAARGPEGRSRFALVSRITDWLPGGWITLTLLVCLLFLLLLNAFVLQPFQIPSGSMERGLRIGDRVLVNKLAYRFGAQPQRGDVVVFDGTGYFGDADYIKRVVGVGGDHVVCCDKEGRIQVNGRSVDESAFLYPGDDPSSVSFDLVVPEGTLFLLGDHRSASSDSRDHLGSPGGGMIPVGEVIGRADWIAWPSDHWTRLERPDAYARVPEPDGAHG from the coding sequence ATGGACACCGAAGCACAGCCGACGGAGCGCGACCGCTCCTCCCGCCCTGCCGCCACCGAGGAGACCTCGGCCGCGAGAGGGCCGGAGGGACGGTCGCGTTTCGCGTTGGTGTCGCGGATCACGGACTGGCTGCCCGGCGGCTGGATCACCCTGACCCTGCTGGTCTGCCTGCTCTTCCTGCTGCTCCTCAACGCCTTCGTGCTCCAGCCGTTCCAGATCCCCAGCGGATCCATGGAGCGCGGATTGAGGATCGGGGACCGCGTTCTCGTAAATAAGTTGGCGTACCGTTTCGGTGCTCAGCCGCAGCGTGGCGATGTCGTCGTCTTCGACGGAACCGGGTATTTCGGGGACGCGGACTACATCAAACGCGTTGTCGGTGTGGGGGGAGACCACGTGGTCTGCTGCGACAAGGAGGGGAGGATCCAGGTGAACGGCCGGTCGGTCGACGAGTCGGCATTCCTGTACCCCGGAGACGATCCGTCCAGCGTCTCCTTCGACCTCGTCGTGCCCGAGGGCACCCTCTTCCTCCTCGGCGACCACCGCAGCGCCTCCAGCGACTCCCGCGACCACCTGGGCTCCCCGGGCGGCGGCATGATCCCCGTCGGCGAGGTCATCGGCCGGGCCGACTGGATCGCCTGGCCCAGCGACCACTGGACCCGCCTGGAGCGTCCCGACGCCTACGCGCGCGTGCCCGAACCGGACGGTGCCCATGGGTAA
- the lepB gene encoding signal peptidase I has translation MGDVAVGARSGHDGEDRGRAAESAAPGADGAVTSGNESGAADETPTAGERTRTDGQGPGDSAPTVKKPRSFWKELPILIGIALVLALLIKTFLVQAFSIPSDSMQNTLQQGDRVLVDKLTPWFGSEPERGEVVVFHDPDKWLLGEPTPEPNALQTFLSWIGLMPSAEEKDLIKRVIGVGGDTVECNGTGPLKVNGKALNETSYVYPGNTPCTVDDQGGQFKVKVPEGHIWVMGDHRQNSRDSRYNQADANKGMVPVDEVVGRAIVVAWPINRWDTLPVPDTFDQNLSARAVAVAPEGLALAGVLPIALWRRRRSRQGAE, from the coding sequence GTGGGGGATGTGGCGGTAGGCGCACGATCCGGGCACGACGGCGAGGACCGCGGACGTGCCGCGGAATCGGCCGCCCCGGGCGCGGACGGCGCCGTGACCTCCGGGAATGAATCCGGCGCGGCCGACGAGACCCCGACGGCCGGGGAGCGGACCCGCACGGACGGCCAGGGGCCTGGTGACTCGGCCCCCACGGTGAAGAAGCCCCGCTCCTTCTGGAAGGAGCTGCCCATCCTGATCGGTATCGCGCTGGTGCTGGCGCTACTGATCAAGACGTTCCTGGTGCAGGCCTTCTCCATCCCGTCCGACTCGATGCAGAACACCCTCCAGCAGGGCGACCGGGTCCTGGTCGACAAGCTCACGCCCTGGTTCGGCTCCGAGCCCGAGCGCGGCGAGGTCGTCGTCTTCCACGACCCCGACAAGTGGCTGCTGGGCGAGCCGACGCCCGAGCCCAACGCCCTGCAGACCTTCCTCAGCTGGATCGGCCTGATGCCGTCCGCGGAGGAGAAGGACCTGATCAAGCGGGTCATCGGGGTCGGCGGTGACACGGTCGAGTGCAACGGCACCGGCCCGCTGAAGGTCAACGGCAAGGCGCTGAACGAGACGTCGTACGTCTACCCGGGCAACACCCCGTGCACCGTGGACGACCAGGGCGGCCAGTTCAAGGTGAAGGTGCCCGAGGGCCACATCTGGGTCATGGGCGACCACCGGCAGAACTCCCGGGACTCCCGCTACAACCAGGCGGACGCCAACAAGGGCATGGTCCCCGTCGACGAGGTCGTCGGACGTGCCATCGTCGTCGCCTGGCCGATCAACCGCTGGGACACTCTGCCGGTTCCGGACACGTTCGACCAGAACCTCAGTGCCCGGGCGGTGGCCGTCGCCCCCGAGGGCCTCGCGCTCGCCGGTGTCCTGCCGATCGCCCTGTGGCGCCGCAGGCGTTCCCGGCAGGGCGCCGAATGA
- a CDS encoding YraN family protein, translated as MNARSALGKYGERLAARRLAEAGMTVLERNWRCGRTGEIDIVARDGDALVVVEVKTRRADCFEHPMAAVTPEKAERLRDLAERWIQTHGGAPPGGVRIDVIGILLPGRGAPVVEHARGVA; from the coding sequence ATGAACGCACGCAGTGCACTCGGCAAGTACGGAGAGAGGCTGGCCGCCCGGCGGCTGGCCGAGGCCGGGATGACGGTCCTGGAGCGCAACTGGCGCTGTGGCCGGACCGGCGAGATCGACATCGTGGCGCGGGACGGGGACGCGCTCGTCGTGGTCGAGGTGAAGACCCGCAGGGCCGACTGCTTCGAACACCCGATGGCCGCGGTGACCCCCGAGAAGGCGGAACGCCTGCGCGATCTGGCCGAACGCTGGATCCAGACCCACGGTGGGGCCCCACCCGGCGGCGTCCGCATCGACGTCATCGGGATCCTGCTCCCCGGGCGGGGCGCACCCGTCGTCGAGCACGCACGGGGGGTGGCGTGA
- a CDS encoding ATP-dependent helicase, producing the protein MKPLPASIEELKTNERQWEAFNTEGHCVVTAPPGSGKTKLLSTRIAFDVAAYISPPQGAACVTLTNAAAGELARRVNSLTDQSRRNLFIGTVHAFTLKEIIRPFATVCGFPDLLTRKIATNKQVNAAYRSAVAEIYPRGEDTRNVISTAKQHLTMLATEDEWRKAGARIQRVAQRYSEVLADQGLVDFDSLIRAALTITEQNSFVRNLLVAKFPRIYVDEYQDLAPALDKIVRLLCFGEGKKSLLFAVGDYNQAIYGWLGSRPELLKEIGQLEGVSPVELKVNYRCAQEIIDAANRLLEVGGVEGTRSGGSVEAHYCPGGILRQYDKVADTIAHLIASGEPEHEIAVLCPTNDHSALFVEVCRSLGIPAVNQGSPYVSTTFTALVEQLAVWVVHGGEDAVDPSRLLLDWKYLHESTQDGLESEVALLKAIRESTAGESAASFLQRLMSSSPGNGSGLLRSEDQASCTELTEMFAADGELAHWTTNELSERGRRKGQVQACTMSSSKGLEFDYVFIVGANDGMIPHFSSQYSASKMAEDQRKFYVSVTRARQETHIYYSEWIEWLTTGNSRPSGPSRFLRQMGLV; encoded by the coding sequence GTGAAGCCTCTGCCAGCTTCAATCGAAGAGCTCAAGACGAACGAACGGCAATGGGAGGCATTCAACACAGAAGGCCACTGCGTGGTAACTGCACCACCAGGCAGCGGAAAGACCAAGCTACTTTCGACTCGCATCGCTTTTGATGTCGCCGCATATATATCGCCTCCCCAAGGGGCAGCGTGCGTAACACTCACCAATGCTGCCGCCGGAGAACTCGCTCGTCGAGTCAATTCCCTAACAGATCAGAGCCGGAGAAATCTATTCATTGGCACGGTACACGCATTCACGCTTAAGGAAATCATTCGTCCGTTCGCCACAGTATGCGGCTTCCCCGATCTGTTGACTCGGAAGATTGCGACAAACAAACAGGTGAATGCCGCCTATCGATCGGCTGTCGCAGAGATTTACCCTCGGGGCGAAGACACTAGAAATGTAATATCAACCGCCAAGCAGCATCTCACGATGCTAGCGACGGAAGACGAATGGAGAAAAGCAGGGGCACGGATTCAGCGGGTTGCTCAACGCTATTCGGAGGTCTTGGCGGACCAGGGGCTCGTCGACTTCGACTCACTTATTCGAGCCGCGTTGACTATCACGGAACAGAACAGCTTCGTTCGAAATCTTCTAGTCGCGAAGTTCCCCCGAATCTATGTCGACGAGTATCAGGATCTAGCACCAGCCCTGGACAAGATAGTTCGCCTGTTGTGCTTTGGAGAAGGTAAGAAATCGCTTCTCTTTGCCGTGGGTGACTACAACCAGGCCATCTATGGGTGGCTTGGAAGTAGGCCTGAACTCCTGAAGGAAATAGGTCAACTAGAGGGCGTGTCACCTGTTGAACTCAAAGTAAACTATCGCTGCGCTCAAGAAATCATCGATGCCGCCAATAGGCTCCTGGAAGTTGGCGGGGTTGAAGGAACACGCAGCGGCGGGTCCGTCGAAGCGCACTATTGCCCTGGGGGAATCCTGAGGCAGTATGACAAGGTAGCCGACACCATCGCTCACCTAATCGCTTCAGGGGAACCTGAACACGAGATAGCTGTGCTCTGTCCAACCAATGATCATTCCGCCCTCTTTGTGGAAGTGTGTCGTAGCCTCGGGATACCAGCCGTAAATCAAGGATCCCCTTACGTATCCACTACCTTTACAGCGCTAGTTGAGCAGCTGGCAGTTTGGGTGGTGCACGGAGGTGAAGATGCCGTTGATCCTTCTCGACTGCTCCTTGATTGGAAGTATCTTCACGAGAGTACACAGGATGGGTTGGAATCGGAAGTGGCACTACTGAAAGCCATACGCGAATCCACCGCTGGAGAATCCGCCGCATCCTTTCTGCAGCGCCTAATGTCCAGTAGCCCTGGCAACGGGTCCGGCCTGCTTCGATCCGAAGATCAGGCATCGTGCACAGAATTGACGGAAATGTTTGCAGCCGATGGCGAGTTGGCCCACTGGACCACAAATGAGCTAAGCGAGCGCGGCCGAAGGAAAGGACAGGTGCAGGCGTGCACCATGTCATCAAGCAAGGGCCTTGAATTCGACTACGTCTTCATAGTCGGCGCCAACGACGGCATGATCCCCCACTTTTCTTCACAGTACTCCGCATCAAAGATGGCGGAGGATCAGCGAAAATTCTATGTGTCCGTCACACGCGCTCGCCAGGAAACACACATCTACTATTCTGAGTGGATCGAATGGCTAACCACCGGAAATAGTCGCCCGAGCGGACCGAGCAGATTCCTGCGTCAAATGGGGCTCGTATGA
- a CDS encoding NUDIX hydrolase, translated as MPAEDTYAGGLRKVARVVLLDPENRILLLHGHEPEDASDDWWFTPGGGVEGDETREQAALRELAEETGITEVDLGPVLWRRTCSFPFAGRRWDQDEWYYLARTAQTVTRAVALTELERRSVAGARWWTCQELTQAHETVYPTRLAELLRRLLDEGPPAGPVTLDTEIV; from the coding sequence GTGCCCGCTGAGGACACGTACGCGGGCGGTCTGCGCAAGGTCGCGCGGGTGGTGCTGCTGGACCCCGAGAACCGCATCCTGCTCCTGCACGGCCATGAGCCGGAGGACGCGAGTGACGACTGGTGGTTCACGCCGGGCGGGGGCGTCGAGGGTGACGAGACCCGGGAGCAGGCCGCGCTGCGGGAACTCGCGGAGGAGACCGGTATCACCGAGGTCGATCTCGGCCCTGTGCTGTGGCGGCGGACGTGCTCGTTCCCGTTCGCCGGGCGGCGCTGGGACCAGGACGAGTGGTACTACCTGGCCCGTACGGCACAGACGGTGACGCGGGCCGTCGCGCTGACCGAGCTGGAGCGGCGCAGCGTCGCCGGAGCGCGCTGGTGGACGTGTCAGGAACTGACCCAGGCACATGAGACGGTGTATCCGACCAGACTCGCCGAGCTGCTGCGCAGGCTGCTCGACGAAGGTCCCCCGGCCGGGCCCGTGACCCTTGACACCGAAATCGTCTAG
- the lepB gene encoding signal peptidase I — protein MGGESTTRTAPPSSGGNGPAGSKLGQRLSGIAVALGLVLFLGGFAWAAVVYRPYTVPTSSMTPTIDAGERVLAERIDGADIRRGDVVVFKDANWANAPVVKRVVAIGGDTVACCTDGKLTVDGKTIDEPYLPEDSLAEIQNFPTVTVPEGRLFLLGDERSGSLDSTAHLADAASGTVSRDVVSARVDAVVWPMDGMLERPSGFEKLGELSSPGPLRMMIGLIVVGAVLVLGGGAYGPVAKWLGGRSRTRTEPAGAR, from the coding sequence ATGGGTGGTGAGAGCACGACACGTACGGCCCCGCCGAGCAGCGGAGGCAACGGCCCGGCGGGCAGCAAGCTCGGACAGCGACTGTCCGGAATTGCCGTGGCGCTGGGCCTGGTGCTGTTCCTGGGCGGGTTCGCCTGGGCGGCGGTGGTCTACCGGCCGTACACCGTGCCCACCAGTTCGATGACGCCGACCATTGACGCCGGTGAGCGGGTGCTGGCCGAGCGGATCGACGGCGCGGACATCCGCCGGGGCGATGTCGTGGTCTTCAAGGACGCGAACTGGGCGAACGCTCCCGTGGTCAAGCGGGTCGTGGCCATCGGCGGGGACACCGTCGCCTGCTGCACGGACGGCAAACTGACGGTCGACGGCAAGACGATCGACGAACCGTACCTGCCCGAGGACAGCCTGGCCGAGATCCAGAACTTCCCGACGGTGACCGTGCCGGAGGGGCGGCTGTTCCTGCTCGGTGACGAGCGGTCGGGCTCGCTGGACTCCACCGCGCATCTGGCGGACGCCGCGAGCGGCACGGTCTCGCGGGACGTGGTGTCGGCCCGGGTCGACGCCGTCGTCTGGCCGATGGACGGCATGCTGGAGCGCCCCAGCGGATTCGAGAAGCTGGGCGAGCTCTCCTCGCCGGGTCCGCTGCGCATGATGATCGGCCTGATCGTGGTGGGCGCGGTGCTGGTGCTCGGCGGTGGCGCCTACGGCCCGGTGGCGAAGTGGCTCGGCGGCCGGTCCCGCACCAGGACGGAGCCCGCGGGTGCCCGCTGA
- the rplS gene encoding 50S ribosomal protein L19, which yields MSHLLDSVDAASLRSDLPAFRPGDTVNVHVRVIEGNRSRVQQFKGVVIRRQGAGVRETFTVRKVSFSVGVERTFPVHTPIVEKIELVTKGDVRRAKLYYLRELRGKAAKIKEKREN from the coding sequence ATGTCTCACCTGCTCGACTCCGTCGACGCCGCGTCGCTGCGCAGCGACCTCCCGGCCTTCCGCCCGGGTGACACCGTCAACGTCCACGTCCGCGTCATCGAGGGCAACCGCTCCCGTGTGCAGCAGTTCAAGGGCGTAGTCATCCGTCGCCAGGGCGCCGGTGTCCGCGAGACCTTCACGGTCCGCAAGGTCTCCTTCTCGGTGGGCGTCGAGCGCACCTTCCCGGTGCACACCCCGATCGTCGAGAAGATCGAGCTCGTCACCAAGGGTGACGTGCGTCGCGCCAAGCTGTACTACCTCCGTGAGCTCCGCGGCAAGGCCGCGAAGATCAAGGAGAAGCGCGAGAACTGA
- a CDS encoding DUF2469 domain-containing protein yields MSAEDLEKYETEMELKLYREYRDVVGLFKYVIETERRFYLTNDYEMQVHSVQGEVFFEVSMADAWVWDMYRPARFVKQVRVLTFKDVNIEELNKSDLELPSG; encoded by the coding sequence ATGAGCGCCGAGGACCTCGAGAAGTACGAGACCGAGATGGAGCTCAAGCTCTACCGGGAGTACCGCGATGTCGTCGGTCTGTTCAAATACGTGATCGAGACCGAGCGGCGCTTCTACCTCACCAATGACTACGAGATGCAGGTGCACTCGGTCCAGGGAGAGGTGTTCTTCGAGGTGTCCATGGCGGATGCCTGGGTCTGGGACATGTACCGGCCGGCCCGCTTCGTGAAGCAGGTACGGGTGCTCACGTTCAAGGACGTGAATATCGAGGAGCTGAACAAGAGCGACCTCGAACTGCCGAGCGGGTGA
- the lepB gene encoding signal peptidase I translates to MGNRGKPRGAPSSAAENLLPTGSRRAFSAAGGRSRAERRKLQRKVKRRRRRSAIKEIPLLVGVAVLIALVLKTFLVQAFVIPSGSMEQTIQIGDRVLVDKLTPWFGSKPQRGDVVVFKDPGGWLQDEQPIAKKEDPVVIKQIKEGLTFIGLLPSEDEKDLIKRVVGVGGDRVKCCDTQGRVTVNGVPLSEQDYLFPGNAPSQTRFDITVPEGRLWVMGDHRADSADSRAHQDQNGGTVSEDEVVGRAMVIAWPFGHWGSLDEPKTYASVSDSATGSSAAPQLSHRVAPDDPNGTIRLPTPAELPLVMGVVGLRRLWGRQRHRVRSWRGGCGGRRTIRARRRGPRTCRGIGRPGRGRRRDLRE, encoded by the coding sequence ATGGGTAACCGCGGAAAGCCTCGCGGGGCACCCAGCAGCGCCGCCGAAAACCTCCTGCCCACCGGCTCCCGGCGCGCCTTCTCGGCGGCCGGCGGCCGCTCACGCGCGGAGCGCCGCAAGCTCCAGCGCAAGGTCAAGCGCCGACGCCGGCGCAGCGCGATCAAGGAGATCCCGCTCCTGGTCGGTGTCGCGGTGCTCATAGCGCTGGTCCTCAAGACCTTCCTCGTGCAGGCCTTCGTGATCCCGTCCGGCTCCATGGAGCAGACGATCCAGATCGGCGACCGGGTCCTGGTCGACAAGCTCACCCCGTGGTTCGGCTCCAAGCCGCAGCGCGGGGACGTCGTCGTGTTCAAGGACCCCGGCGGCTGGCTCCAGGACGAGCAGCCCATCGCCAAGAAGGAAGACCCCGTCGTCATCAAGCAGATCAAGGAAGGGCTCACCTTCATCGGTCTGCTGCCGTCGGAGGACGAGAAGGACCTCATCAAGCGGGTCGTCGGGGTGGGCGGCGACCGGGTCAAGTGCTGTGACACCCAGGGCCGGGTCACCGTCAACGGCGTCCCGCTGTCGGAGCAGGACTACCTCTTCCCCGGGAACGCCCCCTCACAGACCCGGTTCGACATCACCGTCCCCGAGGGGCGGCTGTGGGTGATGGGCGATCACCGGGCCGACTCCGCCGACTCCCGCGCGCACCAGGACCAGAACGGCGGCACCGTCTCCGAGGACGAGGTGGTGGGCCGCGCCATGGTCATCGCCTGGCCCTTCGGCCACTGGGGTTCCCTGGACGAACCGAAAACCTACGCATCCGTCTCCGACTCGGCCACCGGGTCGTCCGCGGCTCCCCAGCTGTCGCATAGGGTTGCCCCCGACGATCCGAACGGAACGATCCGACTCCCGACCCCTGCGGAACTCCCGCTCGTTATGGGAGTGGTGGGCCTGCGTCGCCTCTGGGGCAGGCAGCGGCACAGAGTAAGGAGTTGGCGTGGGGGATGTGGCGGTAGGCGCACGATCCGGGCACGACGGCGAGGACCGCGGACGTGCCGCGGAATCGGCCGCCCCGGGCGCGGACGGCGCCGTGACCTCCGGGAATGA